Within Nitrospirota bacterium, the genomic segment ATCGACGCAGCCGTCATCTTGGGGACGACCGTCTCGATCACCAACGTTTCGCCATAGCGGGCAGGCGACCGATAATGCACCTCCGCATGCACGACGACAAACACCGTTCCTTTGGCCATAAGCCCCGCCACCGACAGCCCTCGATCTTCGAGATAGTGCGTCCGCGCCCGCTCAAAATATTTGAGATAGTTGGCGTAGTAGACGACCCCGCCACAGTCGGTATCTTCGTAGTAGACGCGAATGT encodes:
- a CDS encoding YbgC/FadM family acyl-CoA thioesterase, whose translation is MDIRVYYEDTDCGGVVYYANYLKYFERARTHYLEDRGLSVAGLMAKGTVFVVVHAEVHYRSPARYGETLVIETVVPKMTAASITFAHVVKDKVSGRVVAEGSARLAATDGNGKVKRLDKATIA